One region of Mucilaginibacter sp. 14171R-50 genomic DNA includes:
- a CDS encoding SPOR domain-containing protein — protein sequence MKKAISGNQAQFSLIKCCFFCVAILLPAFAAAQTRGKVQVVAPALFDTLLARRADLNKSNVSGAVGYTSSYGYRVQIYSGSNRTAAYNAQAKFNRAFPEMRTYIIYREPNFKVRAGDFRSRIEAERMKEQLKTMFAAMFIVSEKINPPKTATPND from the coding sequence ATGAAAAAAGCAATATCTGGTAACCAAGCTCAATTTAGCCTTATCAAATGTTGCTTTTTTTGTGTAGCCATATTACTGCCGGCATTTGCCGCAGCACAAACACGCGGCAAGGTACAGGTTGTAGCCCCGGCCTTGTTTGACACCCTTTTAGCCAGGCGTGCCGATCTTAATAAAAGCAATGTTAGCGGCGCTGTGGGTTATACCTCATCGTATGGTTATCGTGTGCAAATATACAGCGGCAGCAACCGCACCGCGGCTTATAACGCGCAAGCTAAATTTAACAGGGCCTTCCCCGAGATGCGCACTTATATTATTTACCGCGAACCGAATTTTAAAGTAAGGGCCGGCGATTTCAGGTCGCGAATTGAGGCCGAGCGAATGAAAGAGCAGCTAAAAACGATGTTCGCGGCAATGTTCATCGTATCCGAAAAGATCAATCCACCAAAAACCGCTACCCCTAATGATTAA
- the secA gene encoding preprotein translocase subunit SecA, which produces MLDFFSKLFGSKSERDVKGLTPIVEKIKAAYAKLDQLSNDELRAKTAEFKETIAAGLAGVDSEIQAIKTRTETELNMEVSEKVTLYTQLDKLEKDRNKELEDILMNILPEAFAVVKETARRFAENPILEVTATQFDRELAAKKNNVIIKGDKAVHHNTWLAAGNEVTWNMVHYDVQLIGGIVLHQGKIAEMATGEGKTLVATLPAYLNAIAGQGVHIVTVNDYLARRDSEWMGPLYEFHGLAVDCIDKHEPNSEERRKAYLADITFGTNNEFGFDYLRDNMTRSPEELVQRKLHYAMVDEVDSVLIDDARTPLIISGPIPRGDEHEFYELKPRIERLVNAQKAYVNSVLNEAKKAINDGDTGIDGGGLSLLRAHRALPKNKALIKFLSEGANRQVLQKTENHYMQDQGKEMPKVDSELFFVIDEKHNSVELSEKGIELITASGEDPSFFVMPDVGTEIANIEKSDLPAEEKIAKKDELMRDFSIKSERIHSVNQLLKAYTLFEKDTEYILDDGKVKIVDEQTGRVLDGRRYSDGLHQAIEAKENVKVEDATQTFATVTLQNYFRMYHKLCGMTGTAVTEAGEFWEIYKLDVVEIPTNTPISRDDRQDLVYRTVREKYNAVAEEIVSLTQAGRPVLVGTTSVEISELLSRMLKLRGIKHNVLNAKMHQKEADIVAEAGQAGTVTIATNMAGRGTDIKLGPGVQAAGGLAIVGTERHESRRVDRQLRGRAGRQGDPGSSQFFVSLEDNLMRLFGSERISNLMVRMGIEEGEVIQHSMISKSIERAQKKVEENNFGIRKRLLEYDDVMNSQRTVIYAKRKNALFGDRLDVDLSNTVYDVIEDVVTEYKEANNYEGFQMEIIRLFSIDTEVNAEEFSATNINTLVESTFTEVTNFYKRKAEAVAQQAYPVLKDVYDTRGQYVENIVVPFSDGIHGLQVSVPLKKAVENNGLEVFKSFEKNVTLYLIDDAWKEHLREMDELKQSVQNAVYEQKDPLLVYKFEAFELFRQMLSNVNKELVSFLFRGGIPVQQAPEQVREAAPQPKLDLRNMRTSKPELVRETNGMPVEDTREIQKPTPVKVEQKIGRNDPCPCGSGKKYKNCHGVGQN; this is translated from the coding sequence ATGTTAGATTTTTTCAGTAAGCTTTTTGGAAGCAAATCAGAACGTGACGTTAAAGGCCTTACGCCTATAGTTGAGAAGATAAAGGCTGCATACGCCAAGCTTGACCAGCTGAGCAACGATGAGCTTAGGGCTAAAACAGCAGAATTTAAAGAGACCATTGCAGCAGGCCTTGCCGGTGTCGACAGCGAGATACAGGCCATAAAAACCCGTACCGAAACCGAACTGAATATGGAGGTAAGCGAAAAGGTTACCCTGTATACGCAGTTGGATAAGCTTGAAAAAGACCGCAATAAAGAGCTTGAGGATATATTAATGAATATTTTACCTGAGGCATTTGCCGTGGTAAAAGAAACGGCGCGCCGATTTGCTGAAAACCCAATCCTTGAAGTTACAGCAACCCAGTTTGACCGTGAGCTGGCAGCCAAAAAAAATAATGTCATTATAAAAGGCGATAAGGCCGTTCACCATAACACCTGGCTTGCTGCGGGTAACGAGGTTACCTGGAATATGGTACACTACGACGTGCAGCTGATTGGTGGTATTGTACTGCACCAGGGTAAAATTGCCGAGATGGCAACCGGTGAAGGTAAAACGCTGGTAGCTACGCTGCCTGCTTACCTTAATGCCATTGCAGGCCAGGGTGTGCACATTGTAACGGTTAACGATTACCTGGCACGCCGCGATAGCGAGTGGATGGGGCCTTTATATGAGTTTCACGGCCTGGCGGTTGATTGTATTGATAAGCACGAGCCAAACTCTGAAGAGCGCCGCAAAGCGTACTTAGCTGATATTACCTTTGGTACCAATAACGAATTTGGTTTTGACTATTTGCGTGACAACATGACACGCAGCCCTGAAGAGCTGGTGCAACGCAAGCTGCACTACGCCATGGTGGATGAGGTGGATTCGGTGTTGATTGATGACGCCCGTACGCCGCTGATCATATCCGGGCCAATTCCGCGTGGCGATGAGCACGAATTTTATGAGCTTAAACCCCGTATAGAGCGCCTTGTGAACGCCCAGAAAGCATACGTTAACAGTGTTTTAAACGAGGCCAAAAAAGCGATAAATGATGGTGATACGGGTATTGATGGAGGCGGCTTGTCTTTATTACGCGCTCACCGTGCATTGCCAAAAAATAAGGCCCTTATCAAATTTTTAAGTGAAGGCGCAAACAGGCAGGTATTGCAAAAAACGGAAAACCATTACATGCAGGACCAGGGCAAGGAAATGCCCAAGGTTGATTCGGAACTGTTTTTTGTCATCGACGAAAAGCATAACTCGGTTGAACTTTCTGAAAAAGGTATCGAACTGATCACTGCATCGGGTGAGGACCCAAGCTTCTTTGTAATGCCCGATGTAGGTACCGAAATTGCCAATATTGAAAAGTCTGATCTTCCGGCCGAAGAAAAGATTGCTAAAAAAGACGAGCTGATGCGCGATTTCTCTATCAAATCAGAACGTATCCACTCGGTTAACCAACTACTTAAGGCATACACATTATTTGAAAAAGATACCGAATATATCCTTGACGATGGTAAAGTAAAAATAGTTGATGAGCAAACAGGCCGTGTGTTGGATGGCCGCCGTTACTCGGATGGGTTACACCAGGCTATTGAGGCTAAGGAGAATGTTAAGGTAGAAGATGCTACACAAACGTTTGCTACGGTAACTTTGCAAAACTACTTCAGGATGTACCACAAACTTTGTGGTATGACCGGTACCGCCGTTACCGAAGCGGGCGAGTTTTGGGAAATATACAAGCTTGATGTGGTAGAAATACCAACCAATACCCCGATAAGCCGCGACGACAGGCAGGATCTTGTTTACCGCACCGTGCGCGAAAAATACAACGCCGTAGCCGAAGAGATTGTGAGCCTTACACAGGCTGGCAGGCCGGTACTTGTGGGTACAACATCGGTAGAGATATCTGAATTACTGAGTCGTATGCTTAAGCTGCGAGGTATCAAGCACAATGTACTGAACGCTAAAATGCACCAGAAGGAGGCCGACATTGTGGCCGAAGCTGGCCAGGCGGGCACAGTGACCATTGCAACCAACATGGCCGGCCGTGGTACGGATATAAAATTAGGCCCGGGTGTGCAGGCTGCCGGCGGTTTAGCCATTGTAGGTACCGAGCGCCACGAATCGCGACGTGTTGACAGGCAGTTGCGCGGGCGTGCCGGAAGGCAGGGCGACCCGGGTTCGTCGCAGTTCTTTGTATCGCTTGAGGATAACCTGATGCGTTTATTTGGCTCGGAGCGTATCTCAAACCTGATGGTGCGCATGGGTATCGAGGAAGGTGAGGTGATACAGCACTCAATGATCTCGAAATCAATTGAGCGAGCACAAAAGAAAGTAGAAGAGAATAACTTTGGTATACGTAAACGCTTGCTGGAGTATGACGATGTCATGAACTCGCAGCGTACCGTTATTTATGCTAAGCGGAAGAACGCCCTGTTTGGAGACCGCCTTGACGTTGACCTGAGCAATACAGTTTATGACGTTATTGAAGATGTAGTAACAGAATATAAAGAGGCGAATAATTACGAAGGTTTCCAGATGGAGATCATCCGTTTATTCTCGATAGATACTGAAGTTAACGCGGAGGAGTTTTCGGCTACCAATATAAATACATTGGTTGAGAGCACATTTACCGAGGTAACCAACTTCTATAAACGCAAGGCAGAGGCGGTTGCGCAGCAGGCATACCCTGTGTTAAAGGATGTTTACGACACCCGCGGCCAATATGTAGAAAATATTGTAGTTCCTTTTTCTGATGGTATCCATGGCCTGCAGGTATCGGTTCCACTTAAAAAGGCAGTTGAGAATAACGGCTTAGAAGTATTCAAATCCTTCGAAAAAAACGTTACCCTTTATCTGATAGACGACGCCTGGAAAGAGCACCTGCGCGAAATGGATGAATTGAAGCAATCGGTACAAAACGCCGTTTACGAACAAAAAGACCCGTTGCTGGTTTACAAGTTTGAAGCCTTTGAGTTGTTCCGCCAGATGTTATCAAACGTGAACAAAGAGCTGGTTAGCTTCCTTTTCAGGGGCGGTATCCCGGTTCAGCAGGCGCCGGAGCAGGTACGCGAGGCAGCACCGCAGCCAAAGCTCGATCTAAGGAACATGCGTACGTCAAAACCGGAATTGGTTAGAGAAACCAATGGTATGCCGGTTGAAGATACACGCGAAATACAAAAGCCGACCCCCGTAAAAGTGGAGCAAAAGATAGGCAGAAACGACCCGTGCCCATGCGGTAGCGGCAAAAAATACAAAAACTGCCACGGTGTAGGGCAAAATTAA
- the purD gene encoding phosphoribosylamine--glycine ligase has protein sequence MNILLLGSGGRESAFAWKISQSQKCDKLFIAPGNAGTGQYGTNVNLKVTDFKGIKAFCLANGINMVLVGPEEPLVKGIHDFFLADELLKNIPVIGPQQEGAQLEGSKDYSKAFMQRNNVPTAASRTFTRDTLQEGFDYLATAGLPVVLKADGLAAGKGVLICLTLEEARQELLEMLTEAKFGDASSKVVIEQFLQGIELSVFVMTDGSNYKILPEAKDYKRIGEGDTGLNTGGMGSVSPVPFADAEFMQKVEQRVIIPTIEGLKREGIPYKGFIFIGLMNTYGEPWVIEYNCRMGDPETESVMPRIESDFVDLLLGVADGNLNEKELIIADKTAATVVCVAGGYPGEYLKNKTISGIENVRDSHVFHAGTSLDGDEVKATGGRVLAITSLQDNMFDALQQATADAARIYYDGVYFRKDIGFDLL, from the coding sequence ATGAACATCCTGCTCCTTGGCTCGGGCGGAAGGGAAAGCGCCTTCGCCTGGAAAATTTCGCAAAGCCAGAAATGCGACAAGCTTTTTATAGCGCCCGGCAATGCCGGTACCGGCCAGTATGGTACTAACGTTAACTTAAAGGTTACTGATTTTAAAGGCATAAAGGCTTTTTGCCTGGCAAACGGTATCAATATGGTGCTGGTAGGGCCCGAAGAACCGCTTGTAAAAGGTATTCACGATTTCTTTTTGGCTGATGAACTGCTAAAGAACATTCCGGTAATTGGCCCTCAACAGGAAGGCGCTCAATTAGAGGGCAGCAAAGACTATTCAAAAGCATTTATGCAGCGTAACAACGTGCCGACTGCTGCGTCGCGCACGTTTACACGCGATACTTTGCAGGAAGGTTTTGACTATTTGGCCACCGCCGGCCTGCCCGTGGTATTAAAAGCCGACGGACTGGCAGCAGGCAAAGGCGTTTTAATTTGCCTTACCCTTGAAGAAGCCCGCCAGGAACTATTGGAAATGCTTACCGAAGCCAAATTTGGTGATGCCAGCTCAAAGGTGGTGATAGAACAATTTTTACAGGGAATAGAGCTTTCGGTTTTTGTAATGACCGATGGCAGCAACTACAAAATATTACCCGAAGCGAAAGACTATAAGCGCATTGGCGAAGGGGATACCGGTTTAAATACCGGGGGGATGGGCTCGGTTTCGCCGGTGCCGTTTGCCGATGCGGAATTTATGCAAAAGGTAGAGCAGCGGGTGATCATTCCTACTATTGAGGGGCTGAAACGTGAAGGAATACCCTATAAAGGATTTATTTTTATAGGGTTAATGAATACCTATGGCGAGCCCTGGGTTATTGAATACAACTGCCGTATGGGCGACCCTGAAACGGAAAGCGTTATGCCGCGTATTGAGAGTGACTTTGTAGACCTGCTGCTTGGCGTTGCCGACGGCAATTTGAACGAGAAAGAGTTAATAATAGCTGATAAAACCGCTGCTACCGTAGTGTGCGTAGCCGGCGGCTATCCGGGCGAATACTTAAAAAATAAAACCATATCCGGTATCGAAAATGTTCGCGATTCGCATGTATTCCATGCGGGCACCAGCCTTGATGGCGACGAAGTAAAGGCAACCGGGGGCCGCGTGTTAGCCATTACCAGCTTACAGGATAATATGTTCGATGCGCTGCAGCAGGCCACTGCCGACGCCGCCCGTATTTATTACGATGGGGTATATTTCCGTAAGGATATCGGGTTTGACCTTTTATAG
- a CDS encoding TlpA disulfide reductase family protein — MKKLIASAMALLPMLAMAQDAAFTVQGKVGAYNAPAKVYIQYRNAGKTVMDSAVLKNGEFKFTGMAAATPGQGYLLLNPKGNSINSSRDYKAIYIEPGTITVNGNDEIAKASVSGTKANAENEQYQAALKPINDAYTAMEEKQKGITDEQKKSPAFMRESWKDEKTIETQEKEINKKFIQEHPDSYVSLNALQSFVYSADYVDIEPLYSNLSPAIKGSEGGKAFGDLLPKLKKVALGATAPDIAEADTAGKVVSLASFRGKYVLVDFWASWCGPCRRENPNVVRAYNQYKTKNFTILGVSLDGKGAKAAWMGAIHKDGLQWTQISDLQGWKSRPADTYAVRAIPQNFLIDPNGKIIGKNLRGLDLEDKLAELFGKI; from the coding sequence ATGAAAAAACTAATTGCAAGCGCGATGGCGCTTTTGCCAATGCTTGCTATGGCACAGGATGCCGCCTTTACCGTACAAGGCAAGGTTGGTGCTTACAACGCCCCCGCCAAAGTTTACATACAATACCGCAACGCTGGAAAAACGGTTATGGATTCGGCTGTATTGAAAAACGGCGAATTTAAGTTTACGGGCATGGCGGCCGCCACACCCGGGCAGGGATATTTATTGCTAAACCCTAAAGGCAATAGCATAAACTCATCACGCGATTATAAGGCCATTTATATTGAGCCGGGAACCATTACCGTGAACGGCAATGACGAAATTGCAAAAGCATCGGTAAGCGGTACAAAGGCAAACGCCGAAAATGAACAATATCAGGCGGCTTTAAAACCCATAAACGATGCTTATACAGCGATGGAAGAAAAGCAAAAGGGTATTACCGACGAACAAAAAAAATCTCCTGCTTTTATGAGGGAAAGCTGGAAGGATGAAAAAACCATAGAAACACAGGAAAAAGAAATAAACAAAAAATTTATACAGGAGCACCCCGACTCGTACGTGAGTTTAAACGCTTTGCAAAGCTTTGTTTACAGCGCCGATTATGTAGATATTGAGCCGCTTTACAGCAATCTTTCCCCTGCAATAAAGGGATCAGAGGGGGGTAAGGCGTTTGGCGATCTGCTGCCCAAGCTTAAGAAAGTAGCCCTTGGCGCAACCGCCCCTGATATTGCCGAAGCTGATACCGCAGGTAAGGTTGTCAGCCTGGCCTCATTCCGCGGGAAATATGTATTGGTTGATTTTTGGGCATCGTGGTGCGGCCCGTGCCGCCGCGAAAATCCAAATGTTGTTCGCGCCTACAATCAGTATAAAACAAAAAACTTTACCATTTTGGGGGTGTCGCTTGATGGTAAAGGTGCTAAAGCGGCATGGATGGGTGCCATCCATAAGGACGGCCTGCAGTGGACACAGATATCTGACCTGCAAGGCTGGAAAAGCCGCCCCGCCGATACATACGCGGTACGCGCCATCCCTCAAAATTTTCTGATTGACCCTAACGGTAAGATCATTGGCAAAAACCTGAGAGGCCTGGACCTGGAAGATAAGCTTGCCGAATTGTTCGGGAAGATCTAA
- a CDS encoding TlpA disulfide reductase family protein, translated as MKKLFFALLAFLPVLAFAQNGKPFTLQTKLTDIKTPAKAYLVYYSGADNIIDSANVINGEFKFEGVVMDPVMASLFIDHKNQGFDKYSEENFPNGRPSKTADGLSFFIEKGDITITGKDSIAHADIIGSPVNDDNKALKSQLNVIVDKAKKLTAEAQNAPAAQQRSAAFQNSMQAKYKVLQAEQKSVLKNFIATHPSSYISLLALSGISGPTPQVAEIEPLFNQLSADLQNSEGGKQLKISIDALKLTDIGAIAPDFTQNDVNGLPVQLSSFRGKYVLIDFWASWCGPCRQENPNLIKLYNKYKGKNFTVLGVSLDKPEGKSAWLAAIKNDGLTWTQVSDLKYWGNLAATLYGVQSIPQNFLIDPQGKIVAKGLRGDDLDIALEKLLGKI; from the coding sequence ATGAAGAAATTGTTTTTTGCCTTATTGGCATTTTTGCCTGTGCTAGCCTTTGCTCAAAACGGAAAACCGTTTACCCTGCAAACCAAACTTACTGATATAAAAACGCCGGCTAAGGCTTACCTGGTTTACTACTCGGGAGCTGATAATATAATAGATTCCGCCAATGTCATTAACGGCGAGTTTAAGTTTGAAGGTGTGGTGATGGATCCGGTTATGGCATCACTGTTTATCGACCATAAAAATCAGGGCTTTGATAAGTACAGCGAGGAGAACTTCCCTAACGGCAGGCCTTCAAAAACCGCTGATGGCCTAAGCTTTTTTATTGAAAAAGGTGATATCACAATCACTGGAAAGGACTCTATTGCGCACGCCGATATTATCGGGTCGCCCGTAAATGATGATAACAAAGCACTTAAGTCGCAGTTGAATGTGATAGTGGACAAAGCAAAAAAACTAACCGCCGAGGCCCAAAATGCGCCCGCCGCACAGCAACGTTCTGCGGCGTTTCAAAACAGCATGCAAGCCAAATATAAAGTACTGCAAGCCGAGCAAAAAAGCGTTCTTAAAAATTTTATAGCCACTCATCCATCAAGCTATATCAGTTTGCTGGCTTTATCGGGCATAAGCGGCCCTACCCCACAGGTTGCCGAAATAGAACCCTTGTTTAACCAGCTATCGGCTGATCTGCAAAATTCTGAAGGTGGTAAACAGTTAAAAATATCCATTGATGCATTGAAGCTAACCGATATAGGCGCTATTGCGCCTGACTTTACCCAAAATGATGTAAACGGCTTGCCGGTGCAATTGTCATCATTTCGGGGCAAATATGTGCTGATAGATTTTTGGGCGTCGTGGTGCGGCCCCTGCAGGCAGGAGAACCCAAACCTGATAAAGTTATATAACAAGTATAAAGGCAAAAACTTTACAGTGCTTGGCGTATCGTTAGACAAACCCGAGGGTAAAAGCGCCTGGCTTGCAGCTATTAAAAACGACGGACTTACCTGGACACAAGTCTCTGACTTGAAATACTGGGGTAATTTAGCCGCTACTTTGTATGGCGTCCAGTCTATCCCGCAAAACTTTCTGATAGACCCGCAGGGGAAAATCGTAGCCAAGGGCCTGCGCGGCGATGATCTGGATATTGCATTGGAAAAGTTACTCGGTAAAATTTGA